The following are encoded in a window of Limibacter armeniacum genomic DNA:
- the ppk2 gene encoding polyphosphate kinase 2, with product MAKKKEKAKEVKKKLKKYYEKELLDLQIELVRMQEWVKKEGLKIVVIFEGRDAAGKGGVIKRITQHLNPRVCRIVALGVPTEKEKTQWYFQRYVPHLPAAGEIVLFDRSWYNRAGVERVMGFCTEDQYQEFLRSCPEFERMLIRSGIILVKYWFSVSDEEQEKRFKERVSNPLKRWKFSPMDLEARERWVNYSRAKDIMFAYTDTKQSPWYVVNADDKKKARLNCINHLLSIIPYQKINYDKIKLPPINKEGYMRPPISEQTFVPEKY from the coding sequence ATGGCTAAAAAGAAAGAGAAAGCTAAAGAGGTAAAAAAGAAACTCAAAAAATACTACGAGAAAGAGTTACTGGATCTCCAGATTGAACTCGTCAGAATGCAAGAGTGGGTTAAGAAGGAAGGGCTCAAAATTGTCGTTATTTTTGAAGGGAGAGATGCCGCTGGAAAAGGTGGTGTCATTAAACGTATTACCCAACACCTTAACCCCAGAGTCTGTAGAATAGTTGCTTTAGGTGTACCTACCGAAAAAGAAAAAACACAATGGTATTTCCAACGGTATGTGCCACACCTGCCAGCAGCTGGTGAAATTGTACTGTTTGATCGCAGTTGGTATAACAGGGCTGGTGTAGAAAGGGTTATGGGATTTTGTACTGAAGATCAATACCAAGAATTTCTACGTTCTTGTCCTGAATTTGAACGTATGCTTATCCGCTCTGGGATCATTCTAGTTAAGTATTGGTTCTCGGTATCTGACGAGGAACAGGAGAAGCGGTTTAAAGAGCGTGTCTCCAACCCACTCAAAAGATGGAAGTTCAGTCCAATGGACTTAGAAGCCAGAGAAAGATGGGTTAATTATTCACGAGCCAAGGACATTATGTTTGCCTATACTGATACAAAACAATCGCCTTGGTATGTTGTCAATGCTGATGACAAAAAGAAAGCACGCCTTAACTGCATCAATCACCTACTTTCGATTATACCTTATCAAAAGATCAATTATGATAAAATAAAACTACCTCCTATCAATAAAGAAGGCTATATGCGTCCTCCTATATCAGAACAAACCTTTGTTCCTGAAAAGTAT
- a CDS encoding SusC/RagA family TonB-linked outer membrane protein — MLQKLLLTLCLCAGCVLLAYAQEQTVTGTVSDEQGPLPGVTVQIKGTSKGVVTNIEGKYTISVPSSETVLIYNFVGYTDKEVTVGNQSVIDVLLAQDTQELEEVVVTAIGVERSERSLGYAVQAVNSEDLLKTNETSALNSLQGKVAGVNISSASGNPGASTKVRIRGLSSISGDNQPLYVINGVPVSNSAIGSSDLNGSLDFGNALNDLNPEDIQEVSVLKGAAATTLYGSRGANGVILITTKSGQDAATRRKKAEISVNFGVSFLTPLKLPEFQNRYGQGIDGDTDLEENTSWGPRFDGQLRPWGRVVDNQQKIKPYENLEDNVRNFFDVGVTYNTGVSLGGGNEKTNYYLSYSNVTSDGYIPTSVDEYNRNTISFSGGTDLFNGLKSTININYINTESSQVYGGQQQNSIFNSLYQIPRDIPITELADLNAPFNTPENYFTPFSLLNPYFVINEYGNEYNADRVFGSLDLSYELVKNLNLRWRIGTDVINRELNEWEPVLDIEGPNASQSNPGRFRVTRQYNNVINSDVILTYLLKFTEDFSMNALVGYQVNPRKSRTLVTEVGSLQIPGFYDISNSADRPTSIQNDSERRYNGVYAQVDFDFRNWLFLTLTARNDWSSTLPKDERSFFYPSASLGVVFSDVLDTGDWLSYGKLRLSAAQAGNDAPPYSTQTVFKTSGFSDGFTELRFPLNNAAAFSEDNLAGNPSLKPELTTEYEAGLEMRFYNGRFGFDFTYYDRTIEDLIFTVPQSPSSGFSSQTRNIGKISNKGIEVLLTATPVETPSFTWDISVNFTRNRNNVEELADGLEEVPLGGLSTVPFVAIEGRPLGVIKGQVPRRDPNGNIIVNSDGRPDYITDQEIGDTQVDFITGMTNTFSWKWLSFDFTVDWRKGGLMYSRTADLLYFLGTTPYTTYNDRRPFVIPNSVVEVSEGEFRENTTPIAQEGFNMLTFWGDGGFEGDRAFLVKRDYIKLREVNFTLTAPKQWLKNTPFGRASISFVGRNMFIWTPDSNIFVDPESSSFVTGSGTNDIEAEYGEFSTTLPTRSYGFAIKFTL, encoded by the coding sequence ATGTTACAAAAACTACTACTCACCCTGTGTTTATGTGCAGGATGTGTGCTACTTGCATATGCTCAGGAACAGACGGTCACCGGAACTGTTTCTGATGAGCAAGGGCCTCTACCCGGTGTGACAGTACAAATAAAAGGCACTTCAAAAGGAGTGGTAACCAATATTGAAGGTAAGTATACCATATCTGTCCCTAGTTCAGAGACAGTTTTGATATATAATTTTGTCGGCTATACCGATAAAGAAGTTACCGTTGGCAATCAAAGTGTAATTGATGTATTACTGGCTCAAGATACCCAAGAGCTTGAAGAGGTTGTGGTAACGGCAATTGGTGTAGAGCGGAGCGAGCGGAGTTTGGGATATGCTGTACAAGCCGTTAATAGTGAGGACTTGCTTAAAACCAACGAGACAAGTGCTTTGAACTCACTGCAAGGTAAAGTAGCAGGGGTAAACATTTCCAGTGCTTCTGGTAACCCTGGCGCTTCAACCAAAGTGCGTATTCGAGGGCTTTCCTCTATTTCTGGTGATAACCAACCTCTTTATGTAATCAATGGTGTACCAGTCAGCAACTCAGCAATAGGATCTAGTGACCTGAATGGTAGCTTGGATTTTGGTAACGCCTTGAATGACTTGAACCCTGAAGATATTCAGGAGGTATCTGTACTAAAAGGTGCTGCTGCTACTACACTTTATGGTTCCCGTGGTGCCAATGGAGTAATCTTGATTACAACTAAATCGGGACAAGATGCCGCTACAAGAAGAAAGAAGGCTGAGATTAGTGTCAACTTTGGTGTTTCTTTTCTTACTCCATTAAAATTACCAGAGTTCCAAAACCGATATGGGCAAGGTATTGATGGTGATACTGATTTGGAGGAAAATACTAGCTGGGGTCCCAGGTTTGACGGACAGTTAAGGCCTTGGGGACGTGTAGTGGATAATCAGCAAAAAATTAAGCCATATGAGAATCTGGAAGATAATGTGAGAAACTTCTTTGATGTAGGGGTTACTTACAATACTGGTGTATCATTAGGTGGTGGTAATGAGAAAACCAACTATTATTTATCTTATTCTAATGTAACATCAGATGGATATATTCCTACAAGTGTAGATGAGTATAATCGTAATACAATATCTTTTAGTGGAGGCACAGACCTGTTTAATGGTTTGAAAAGTACGATCAATATCAACTACATCAATACTGAAAGTAGTCAGGTATATGGCGGACAGCAGCAAAACTCCATTTTTAACTCCTTATACCAGATTCCAAGAGATATTCCTATTACAGAATTGGCAGATCTAAATGCCCCTTTCAATACGCCAGAGAATTACTTTACGCCATTCTCGCTATTAAACCCATACTTTGTAATTAATGAGTATGGTAATGAATATAACGCAGATAGGGTTTTTGGTAGTTTGGACCTTTCTTATGAATTAGTTAAGAACCTGAATTTGCGTTGGAGAATCGGTACAGACGTAATCAACCGTGAACTGAATGAGTGGGAGCCTGTACTGGATATTGAAGGCCCTAATGCATCACAAAGTAACCCTGGGCGTTTCCGTGTTACAAGGCAGTATAACAATGTGATAAATAGTGATGTGATTTTGACATACTTGCTGAAGTTTACGGAAGATTTTTCTATGAATGCTCTGGTAGGTTATCAGGTTAACCCACGTAAAAGTAGAACCTTGGTAACAGAAGTAGGAAGTTTGCAAATACCAGGCTTCTATGATATTTCCAACTCAGCAGATAGACCAACTTCTATTCAGAATGACTCAGAGAGACGTTATAATGGTGTTTATGCTCAAGTGGATTTTGACTTCCGTAACTGGTTATTTTTGACCTTAACAGCAAGAAATGACTGGTCTTCTACACTACCAAAAGACGAGCGTTCATTCTTCTACCCAAGTGCCAGTTTGGGAGTTGTATTCTCTGACGTATTGGATACAGGTGATTGGTTAAGCTACGGTAAATTGAGGCTAAGTGCAGCTCAAGCAGGTAATGATGCTCCTCCTTACAGTACTCAAACAGTATTTAAAACCTCAGGCTTCTCTGATGGTTTTACAGAGCTTAGATTCCCTTTGAATAATGCAGCAGCATTCTCGGAAGATAACCTTGCAGGTAACCCTAGCCTAAAGCCAGAGCTTACAACGGAGTATGAAGCTGGTTTAGAGATGCGATTCTACAATGGTCGTTTTGGCTTTGACTTTACTTATTACGACAGAACAATTGAGGATTTGATCTTTACGGTGCCACAATCTCCTTCGTCTGGATTTTCATCACAGACCCGTAACATTGGTAAGATATCCAATAAGGGTATAGAAGTATTGTTAACTGCAACTCCGGTTGAAACCCCAAGTTTTACATGGGACATATCTGTCAACTTTACTCGTAACAGAAATAATGTAGAAGAGTTGGCTGATGGTTTGGAGGAAGTACCATTGGGAGGTTTAAGTACTGTACCTTTTGTGGCAATTGAAGGCAGACCACTAGGTGTAATCAAAGGACAGGTTCCTCGTCGAGATCCAAATGGAAATATCATTGTAAATTCTGATGGTCGTCCGGATTATATCACTGATCAGGAGATTGGAGATACCCAAGTGGACTTTATAACAGGTATGACCAATACATTCAGTTGGAAGTGGTTGTCATTCGACTTTACTGTTGATTGGAGAAAAGGCGGTTTAATGTATTCTCGTACAGCGGACCTACTATACTTCTTGGGTACAACCCCTTATACGACATATAATGACAGAAGACCGTTTGTCATACCAAACTCTGTAGTTGAAGTTTCAGAAGGTGAGTTTAGGGAAAATACGACTCCAATTGCACAAGAAGGATTTAATATGTTGACGTTCTGGGGTGATGGAGGTTTTGAAGGAGATCGAGCTTTTCTTGTAAAAAGAGATTATATCAAACTTCGTGAGGTGAACTTTACTTTAACGGCACCTAAGCAATGGCTTAAAAACACCCCGTTTGGAAGGGCGTCAATCAGCTTTGTAGGAAGGAATATGTTTATCTGGACACCTGATAGCAATATATTTGTTGATCCGGAATCTAGCTCTTTTGTAACGGGTTCAGGAACAAATGATATCGAGGCGGAGTATGGTGAGTTTTCTACTACCCTGCCGACACGTAGCTACGGTTTTGCTATCAAATTCACCTTATAA
- a CDS encoding SusD/RagB family nutrient-binding outer membrane lipoprotein, protein MKKIYHYLIALLVCSVGTSCGDDYFDINTDPNAAQSSTIELTLPSGIAGTAYVLGGRWQILGSIWGQHWTQSPDAQQYRDWDRYFIDANDFDRQWSTFYSGADRGSANLDGAGILKDLEFVRSEAVEVEDWTHFLIATTMRAYATQMLTDMYGDIPFTEALQGTANLAPTFDASPDIYDSLLVELDTALSKDLTIDTSTPTGPRTVGNEDLVFNGEMENWVRFANTVKLKLYLRQTNVTERQAAVESGVSELINSGAEFLTNTSALVQVFADADDQRNPFYSTEVFRFGDVNLVASNTSLNFLLENGDPRIEALYTPAANSDTFVGLPQGNLNDGGQENDDLSRVVSSPIAPVYFITQAETYFLLAEVAVRYGLGLDAQALYEEGIRASFDRLGVTFNESLIADGGNYAFPSAAEGSLTLEETQIKAIITQKWIELNGIGGPEAFYEFNRTGYPSEFTVSANSTLSPGQFPQRLPNDIDEANRNPNSPRSNRNQVSQGVWWSQQAN, encoded by the coding sequence ATGAAAAAAATATATCATTACCTGATTGCCTTACTGGTTTGTAGTGTTGGCACATCATGCGGAGACGATTACTTTGACATAAATACAGACCCTAATGCAGCTCAAAGCTCAACTATTGAGTTGACATTGCCTTCAGGAATTGCTGGTACAGCTTATGTGTTGGGAGGAAGATGGCAAATATTGGGAAGTATCTGGGGGCAGCATTGGACTCAGTCTCCAGATGCACAACAGTACCGTGACTGGGATCGCTATTTTATCGATGCAAACGATTTTGATCGTCAATGGTCTACCTTTTACTCTGGAGCAGATAGGGGATCAGCTAACCTTGATGGGGCTGGAATATTAAAAGATTTAGAGTTTGTAAGAAGTGAAGCGGTAGAAGTAGAAGATTGGACGCACTTTCTGATAGCAACTACTATGAGGGCTTACGCTACTCAAATGCTGACAGATATGTATGGAGATATTCCATTTACAGAAGCTTTACAAGGTACAGCGAATCTAGCTCCTACATTTGATGCAAGTCCTGATATTTATGACTCATTGCTTGTTGAATTGGATACTGCACTTTCAAAAGATTTGACTATAGATACAAGTACTCCTACAGGACCTAGAACAGTAGGTAATGAGGATCTTGTATTTAATGGAGAAATGGAGAATTGGGTACGTTTTGCGAATACTGTTAAGTTGAAGCTTTACCTGAGACAGACCAATGTGACTGAAAGACAAGCAGCAGTAGAATCAGGGGTTTCAGAACTTATCAATTCAGGAGCAGAGTTTTTGACTAATACTAGTGCGCTGGTACAGGTTTTTGCAGATGCTGATGACCAAAGAAACCCATTCTACTCTACTGAAGTATTTCGTTTTGGTGATGTAAACTTGGTGGCAAGTAATACCAGCTTGAATTTTCTACTGGAAAATGGTGATCCAAGGATTGAGGCACTCTATACCCCTGCTGCTAATTCGGATACTTTTGTAGGCTTACCTCAAGGAAACTTGAACGATGGGGGACAGGAGAATGATGATTTGTCTCGTGTAGTATCGAGTCCTATAGCGCCAGTCTATTTTATTACACAGGCAGAAACATATTTTTTATTGGCAGAAGTAGCTGTGAGATATGGCTTAGGTCTAGATGCTCAAGCTTTGTATGAAGAAGGAATTAGAGCATCATTCGATAGGTTGGGTGTTACTTTTAATGAGAGCCTAATTGCTGATGGTGGTAACTATGCATTTCCTTCAGCTGCTGAAGGTAGCTTGACCTTAGAGGAAACTCAAATCAAGGCAATTATAACCCAAAAATGGATTGAGCTAAATGGTATTGGAGGGCCTGAGGCTTTTTATGAGTTTAACCGTACTGGATACCCTAGTGAGTTTACAGTGTCTGCAAACTCTACATTGTCTCCGGGGCAATTCCCTCAACGTCTACCTAATGATATTGATGAGGCTAACCGAAACCCGAATTCTCCTCGTTCCAACCGTAATCAGGTTTCTCAAGGAGTATGGTGGTCACAACAAGCAAATTAG
- a CDS encoding DUF5011 domain-containing protein, with amino-acid sequence MKYLINRLFTALVLLGICLMTSCDEDDSVSFITNYATIDLEGDQILFLQEGDTYSDPGAIAMEGDTEIAFEASGSVDTATPGLYPVTYTAINQDGFASSEIRYVIVQSPDFDPSQDLSGTYLRNNDTANPEAEVTKLSDDGLYNTTNGWGSTSVIPFQFVDLGNGELAIIPTSSGFGPVSGTGTLTDPDFELVFFVNLPAFAITGSERAFVLLSSPADGGDGTDGGDGTDGGDGTDGGDGTDGGDGTTSGQ; translated from the coding sequence ATGAAATACTTAATAAATAGATTATTTACTGCATTGGTTTTGTTAGGTATATGCCTAATGACATCATGTGATGAAGATGACAGTGTATCTTTCATAACAAACTATGCAACAATTGACTTAGAAGGAGACCAAATTCTGTTCCTTCAAGAAGGAGATACATACAGTGACCCAGGAGCAATAGCAATGGAAGGTGATACAGAAATAGCTTTTGAAGCCTCAGGATCTGTAGACACGGCAACTCCAGGTTTATACCCAGTAACTTACACAGCAATCAATCAAGATGGGTTTGCTTCAAGTGAAATAAGGTATGTCATTGTACAAAGTCCTGACTTTGACCCATCTCAAGATTTATCAGGAACGTACCTACGTAACAATGATACAGCCAACCCAGAAGCAGAAGTAACAAAACTGAGTGACGATGGGCTGTACAATACCACCAATGGCTGGGGTTCAACTTCAGTGATTCCATTTCAGTTTGTGGACTTAGGGAATGGTGAATTAGCAATTATTCCAACATCATCCGGATTTGGGCCTGTATCAGGAACAGGCACACTTACAGATCCTGATTTTGAACTTGTATTCTTTGTCAATTTACCTGCATTTGCGATTACTGGAAGTGAGCGTGCTTTTGTACTTCTGTCAAGTCCTGCAGATGGCGGAGATGGTACAGATGGTGGAGATGGTACAGATGGTGGAGATGGTACAGATGGTGGAGATGGTACAGATGGTGGAGATGGTACAACTTCTGGACAATAA
- a CDS encoding 7TM diverse intracellular signaling domain-containing protein, which produces MNFRHFITTLILLLFSIAICFGNRSNMAPTIQKGVLDLRDTDFSKTGTIELEGEWEFYWKHLLYSKDFKGETPTPTYIDIPELWNGKVVNGDTLSGVGYATYRTKLLLNNNTPHKLGLKILTVSTAYRLYANGKLLCSNGTVSADPKEGQGGYKPLDVTFETDSNEVEFILQISNYHHRKGGTWQRFVLGNAAQIQQARDIAIVMDIFLFGSMIVMALYHICFYLIRKVERGAFYFGVTCFVMAFRVISTSEYLMGTIFPNLDWEWIVKTEYLTYCIPMVTIPAYVRAVFPDEYSSLVVKLAGIKVLLFCSVILFFDLSVFSYTVIVSQFTLLPLFIYSIYSGIMAYKRKRKGALTFLVSIIIFIIMAGNDILYSQDMINTMNMMGVGFFIFFFSQAFLLSYRYSSAFEENERLTHTLNITNQNLEGIVAERTLELQEANDELNAQNNQIEKQKEDLKKHNEEVKSSINYAKKIQHAMLPSQQVLDTALGNDHFIMFKPRDIVSGDFYMCEQVEGKTVIIAADCTGHGVPGALMSMIGSQILSDIITGAKILCPEQILTMLDERVHTALQQATTGNNDGMDITIVVIDQQNKTMEFAGARNPLVYFQDNQQYIIKGTPASIGLHLKQDKKAAFKKHIIDISIPTHCYIYSDGYQDQFGGPNKKKYLSRNFRRFIKHLHQQPMAQQHHLLEVELERWIKFGNEKQTDDILVIGFKL; this is translated from the coding sequence ATGAACTTCAGGCATTTTATTACAACCCTTATACTGCTACTTTTCAGTATTGCTATATGCTTCGGTAATCGGAGTAATATGGCGCCTACCATTCAAAAAGGTGTATTGGATCTTCGTGATACTGATTTCAGTAAAACTGGTACCATAGAACTTGAAGGCGAATGGGAATTCTATTGGAAACATTTACTCTACAGCAAAGATTTCAAAGGTGAAACCCCTACCCCAACTTACATCGACATCCCTGAGCTATGGAATGGTAAAGTAGTGAACGGAGACACACTCTCTGGTGTCGGATATGCAACCTACAGAACCAAACTACTCCTAAACAATAACACTCCTCACAAGCTGGGGCTAAAGATTCTGACTGTCTCTACAGCATATCGCCTTTATGCCAATGGAAAGTTACTTTGCAGTAACGGTACGGTATCAGCAGACCCGAAGGAAGGACAAGGAGGTTACAAACCGCTTGATGTCACATTTGAAACAGATAGTAACGAAGTTGAATTTATATTACAGATTTCCAACTACCATCACCGTAAAGGGGGTACTTGGCAACGCTTTGTATTGGGGAATGCCGCCCAAATTCAACAAGCCCGTGACATTGCAATCGTAATGGATATCTTCCTCTTTGGAAGTATGATCGTAATGGCATTGTACCACATCTGCTTTTACTTGATCAGAAAGGTGGAAAGAGGAGCTTTTTACTTTGGTGTAACTTGCTTCGTTATGGCTTTTAGAGTCATTTCTACCAGTGAATACCTAATGGGGACCATCTTCCCTAATTTGGACTGGGAATGGATTGTTAAAACAGAGTACTTGACCTATTGTATTCCTATGGTGACAATCCCTGCATATGTAAGAGCTGTCTTTCCTGATGAATATTCGTCACTTGTCGTAAAGCTAGCAGGCATCAAAGTACTGTTATTCTGTTCTGTTATCTTATTCTTTGACCTTTCGGTATTCTCATATACAGTTATTGTTTCACAGTTTACTCTATTACCATTATTCATTTACAGTATATATTCAGGAATAATGGCCTATAAGCGAAAGCGCAAAGGAGCACTAACATTCCTTGTCAGTATTATTATTTTCATCATTATGGCGGGTAACGATATCCTATACAGTCAGGATATGATCAATACCATGAATATGATGGGAGTTGGCTTCTTTATCTTCTTCTTTTCTCAGGCATTTCTTCTCTCTTATCGATATTCATCAGCCTTTGAAGAGAACGAGCGCCTAACGCATACGCTTAATATCACTAACCAAAACCTTGAAGGTATAGTAGCTGAACGAACTTTGGAGCTTCAGGAAGCCAATGATGAGTTGAATGCTCAAAACAATCAGATTGAAAAGCAAAAAGAAGACCTGAAAAAGCACAATGAGGAAGTCAAGTCGAGCATCAACTATGCAAAGAAAATACAGCATGCCATGCTACCTTCCCAACAGGTTCTAGATACAGCTTTAGGTAATGATCATTTTATTATGTTCAAGCCAAGGGATATCGTGTCTGGTGACTTCTATATGTGTGAACAAGTTGAGGGAAAAACAGTCATTATAGCAGCTGACTGTACAGGACATGGTGTTCCAGGAGCATTGATGAGTATGATTGGCTCCCAAATACTTTCTGATATTATTACTGGCGCCAAAATACTTTGTCCTGAACAGATTTTGACAATGCTGGATGAACGTGTACATACAGCGTTACAACAAGCTACTACAGGCAATAATGATGGGATGGATATTACTATTGTTGTAATCGACCAACAAAACAAGACAATGGAATTTGCGGGAGCTCGTAACCCATTAGTTTACTTCCAAGATAACCAGCAATATATTATCAAAGGTACTCCTGCTAGCATCGGTCTTCACCTTAAGCAGGATAAAAAAGCTGCTTTCAAAAAACATATCATCGATATTTCAATACCTACTCACTGCTATATCTATTCAGATGGATATCAGGATCAGTTTGGAGGCCCTAATAAAAAGAAATATCTGTCTCGAAACTTCAGACGATTTATCAAGCACCTCCATCAACAGCCTATGGCACAGCAACACCATTTGCTCGAAGTAGAGCTTGAACGATGGATTAAATTCGGTAACGAGAAACAAACCGATGACATTTTGGTAATAGGGTTTAAATTATAA
- a CDS encoding 1-acyl-sn-glycerol-3-phosphate acyltransferase, whose amino-acid sequence MMTEIIRTKDISQQLGVPRFIAQLVMKLLGVNRINRMYQEVAHLGLDGVGLIDEALNMQNLEVHIKGENNVPEYGPFIMISNHPFGFWDGLILLNRINKIRPGFMVTGNFLLKLVKHFEPYIIEVNPFDRKGPKRMGAGTKVLQALEKGLPVGLFPAGEVATTYDGLNTPARDKEWGISSIKLIQQAGVPIVPVFFEGQNSQLFHLLGKLHPAFRTMMIPGEFVRKKNGSIRFHIGEPITADTIQQYDDLKKLRDYLRKRTEELPLNKTTSLVTA is encoded by the coding sequence ATGATGACGGAAATAATAAGGACTAAAGATATAAGCCAACAACTAGGTGTACCAAGGTTTATAGCCCAACTAGTGATGAAACTGTTGGGTGTAAACCGCATCAACCGAATGTACCAAGAAGTGGCGCACTTAGGGCTAGATGGGGTCGGTCTCATTGACGAAGCGCTCAACATGCAAAACCTTGAAGTACACATAAAGGGCGAAAACAACGTTCCTGAATACGGTCCCTTTATTATGATCTCGAACCATCCTTTTGGCTTTTGGGATGGATTGATTTTACTAAATAGGATAAATAAAATACGACCTGGATTTATGGTCACGGGTAACTTCTTACTGAAGTTGGTCAAGCACTTTGAGCCTTATATAATTGAAGTGAACCCTTTTGACAGAAAAGGACCAAAACGAATGGGGGCAGGTACAAAAGTTCTACAAGCACTAGAAAAAGGATTACCTGTAGGACTGTTTCCAGCAGGTGAAGTAGCGACCACTTATGATGGTCTCAATACCCCTGCCAGAGATAAAGAATGGGGCATTTCTTCCATTAAGCTAATCCAACAAGCAGGTGTGCCTATTGTCCCTGTATTTTTTGAAGGGCAAAACAGTCAGTTATTTCACCTATTGGGCAAACTACACCCTGCTTTTAGAACTATGATGATACCTGGAGAATTTGTCAGAAAGAAAAATGGTAGTATCCGATTTCATATTGGAGAGCCTATCACCGCAGATACAATCCAACAATATGATGACCTTAAAAAGCTGAGGGACTATCTCAGAAAGCGTACAGAAGAACTCCCTTTAAACAAGACTACTTCTTTGGTTACAGCTTAA
- a CDS encoding alkane 1-monooxygenase codes for MNRRLRPLKYLSAFSLPVSVSIAFIWQGYWSFFPLAYVFGVIPIVELLISPSTSNLTKTEEALVQKDLLYDWLLYLSVPIQYILLFYFFTIVQSDLTGYELVGCTLSMGLMCGGFGINIAHELGHRSKPFDKLMAKILLLTSLYMHFYIEHNRGHHKHVATEKDPASARYGEALYVFWFRSVIFGYLSAWQLEHKKLRQNGKSSFSLSNQMLLFQLIQMIFVITVGIIWGLKAVCCFIGAAVIGFLLLETVNYIEHYGLNRKATTNGRYERVQPHHSWNSNHLIGRLLLFELSRHSDHHYIASRKYPILRHHENSPQMPTGYPGMMLLALLPPIWFGVMHPKIRTLNKATEY; via the coding sequence ATGAACCGACGACTCAGACCCTTAAAGTACTTGTCGGCATTCAGCCTTCCTGTATCTGTATCCATAGCCTTTATATGGCAAGGTTACTGGTCCTTTTTCCCATTGGCATATGTTTTTGGTGTTATCCCAATTGTAGAGCTGCTTATTTCCCCTTCAACCTCAAACTTGACCAAAACAGAGGAGGCATTAGTTCAAAAAGATTTGTTGTATGATTGGCTTCTTTACCTTTCGGTTCCCATCCAGTACATTTTGCTCTTTTACTTCTTCACCATTGTCCAATCCGATCTAACAGGGTATGAACTGGTCGGATGCACCCTTTCTATGGGACTAATGTGTGGTGGATTTGGTATCAACATCGCCCATGAATTAGGTCACAGATCAAAACCCTTTGACAAGCTGATGGCTAAAATACTGCTGCTTACTTCACTATATATGCATTTTTATATTGAGCACAACCGAGGTCATCATAAGCATGTAGCTACAGAAAAAGACCCTGCCTCCGCCCGATATGGAGAAGCATTGTACGTCTTTTGGTTCAGGTCTGTCATATTTGGCTACCTTTCGGCATGGCAATTGGAACATAAAAAGCTGAGGCAAAACGGCAAAAGCAGTTTTTCTCTTTCCAATCAGATGCTGTTATTTCAATTAATCCAAATGATCTTCGTTATAACTGTTGGCATCATTTGGGGATTAAAAGCTGTTTGTTGCTTTATTGGTGCTGCGGTTATCGGTTTTTTGCTACTCGAAACTGTCAATTACATTGAGCATTATGGTCTTAATAGAAAGGCTACGACCAATGGCAGATACGAAAGGGTACAGCCTCATCATTCGTGGAACTCAAATCACTTGATTGGGAGGCTATTGCTTTTTGAACTTTCCAGACATTCTGACCATCATTATATTGCAAGCCGTAAATACCCGATTCTCCGACACCATGAAAATAGTCCACAAATGCCTACTGGCTATCCAGGCATGATGCTATTAGCATTATTACCTCCAATCTGGTTTGGTGTAATGCATCCAAAAATTAGAACACTCAACAAAGCTACGGAGTATTAA
- the gcvH gene encoding glycine cleavage system protein GcvH, translated as MNFPEALKYTKDHEWIRVEGEYAYIGITDFAQKELGDIVYVDITSEEEDEVETGEVFGSVEAVKAVSDLFMPITGEIAELNEELEDAPELVNSDPYGKGWMIKVKVTDPSQLDELLDSAAYQELVGA; from the coding sequence ATGAATTTCCCTGAAGCATTGAAGTACACAAAAGACCACGAATGGATTAGAGTAGAAGGTGAGTACGCTTACATTGGCATCACTGACTTTGCTCAAAAAGAATTGGGTGATATTGTGTATGTTGACATCACTTCTGAAGAAGAGGACGAGGTTGAAACAGGAGAAGTATTCGGTTCTGTTGAAGCAGTAAAAGCTGTTTCTGACCTGTTTATGCCAATTACAGGTGAGATCGCTGAACTGAACGAAGAGTTAGAAGATGCACCAGAGTTGGTTAACTCAGATCCATATGGCAAAGGCTGGATGATCAAAGTTAAAGTAACTGACCCGTCACAACTTGATGAACTGCTTGACAGCGCTGCATATCAGGAGCTGGTAGGTGCATAA